TCAACTATAAATATAAACATTAAGATTGGAAGGAATAGTTCTACCCTCAATATGACAGAGACTCCCATAAATATGGAACCAAGTATCATTGAACCTGTATCTCCCATAAATATCTGTGCTGGGTGAAAATTGTACCACAAAAATGCAATAAGTGTTCCTGAAAGAACAATAAGGATGATAAACAACGGTTCTTTTTCTGAGAAGAATGTAAGGTAAAATGGTAAAAGGATTAAAGATAAACCTCCAAGAAGTCCATCAAGACCATCTGTAAGATTGAAGCTGTTAATTCCTCCAACTATGACAAAGAGAAGGAAAGGGATGAAGAGGTAACTTAAATCTATATATGAAAGAGAGAAGGGTATAAGAATCCTTGTTCCCACATTTTTTTGTATGTAAAGTATGAAAGGTATTGCAAATAGAGTTTGGAATAAAAGTTTCCACCTTGCAAGAAGACCTGTGGAGTTTCTTTTTATTATCTTTAAGAGATCATCTACAAAACCTATACTTCCCTCTAATAGTACAAAGATGAAAAGATTGTTGACCAGTGGATCCTTCTTAATGAATAGATATGAGAGAAAGGGAAGTAA
This Caldisericia bacterium DNA region includes the following protein-coding sequences:
- a CDS encoding phospho-N-acetylmuramoyl-pentapeptide-transferase; this translates as MLTSIHFFLSFLISLSLYPIIIKIQKRRGKGQIVREEGPKKHLSKTGTPTMGGILFLLLPFLSYLFIKKDPLVNNLFIFVLLEGSIGFVDDLLKIIKRNSTGLLARWKLLFQTLFAIPFILYIQKNVGTRILIPFSLSYIDLSYLFIPFLLFVIVGGINSFNLTDGLDGLLGGLSLILLPFYLTFFSEKEPLFIILIVLSGTLIAFLWYNFHPAQIFMGDTGSMILGSIFMGVSVILRVELFLPILMFIFIVETLSVIIQVSYFKWTKRKYGEGKRIFRMAPIHHHFELMGIPEEKITLRFWIIQFLLLIVSILLIGGK